A DNA window from Aureibaculum sp. 2308TA14-22 contains the following coding sequences:
- the gldF gene encoding gliding motility-associated ABC transporter permease subunit GldF gives MISIFKKELNSFFASPIGYLVIAVFLVINGLFLWVFNGDFNILNAGFADLNSFFFIAPWFFLFLIPAITMRTFSDEFRLGTIEILKTKPISKWQIVLGKFFGALVLIILALLPTLIYVFSILKLGNPPNNLDIGSTLGSYIGLLFIAGAYTSIGIFTSTFSNNQIVAFIIAIVISFFIFYGFEALADMNISESLRSFGMFDHFKSISRGVIDTRDIVYFLSVTIFFLFLTRLKLDAE, from the coding sequence ATGATATCCATTTTTAAAAAAGAACTCAACTCATTTTTTGCCTCGCCCATAGGGTATTTGGTAATTGCTGTGTTTTTAGTCATTAATGGTCTATTTTTATGGGTTTTTAATGGTGATTTTAATATACTTAACGCTGGTTTTGCAGATTTAAACAGTTTCTTTTTTATAGCCCCATGGTTTTTCTTGTTTTTGATACCCGCTATTACCATGCGGACATTTTCCGATGAATTCAGACTAGGTACTATAGAAATTTTAAAAACCAAACCCATCAGTAAATGGCAAATTGTATTGGGCAAGTTTTTTGGGGCGTTAGTATTGATTATCTTAGCACTGTTACCAACTCTTATTTATGTTTTTAGCATCTTAAAATTAGGTAATCCGCCCAATAATTTAGATATTGGAAGTACTTTAGGTTCTTATATTGGTTTGTTGTTCATAGCCGGAGCATATACGTCAATCGGTATTTTTACTTCTACATTTTCCAACAATCAAATTGTGGCTTTTATTATTGCTATCGTAATTTCCTTTTTTATTTTTTATGGTTTTGAAGCCTTAGCTGACATGAACATTTCTGAGTCTCTGAGAAGTTTTGGCATGTTCGATCATTTTAAAAGTATCAGTCGCGGTGTAATTGACACCAGAGATATTGTTTATTTTCTGTCTGTTACCATTTTCTTTTTGTTTCTAACCCGTTTAAAATTAGATGCAGAATGA
- a CDS encoding phosphoribosylaminoimidazolesuccinocarboxamide synthase, which produces MSNNTINYTNFNFPNQKSVYRGKVREVYNIDDKLLVMIATDRLSAFDVVLPKQIPFKGQILNQIATKMMDATADIVPNWLLATPDPNVAIGHLCTPFKIEMVIRGYLSGHAAREYKLGKRMLCGVSMPDGMKENDKFPEAIITPATKAEEGEHDEDISKSDIISRGIVSEEDYNILEEYTKALFEQGTKIAAERGLILVDTKYEFGKTKDGKIVLIDEIHTPDSSRYFYAEGYKERQLKGEAQKQLSKEFVRQWLIANEFQGLEGQVVPEMTDEKVLEISDRYVELYENITGETFVKSDTSNILDRIERNIKNYLIKNSIYK; this is translated from the coding sequence ATGTCTAATAACACTATTAACTATACAAATTTTAATTTTCCAAATCAAAAATCGGTTTATCGGGGTAAAGTGCGTGAAGTTTATAATATAGACGATAAACTTTTAGTAATGATAGCTACCGATAGACTTTCTGCATTTGATGTGGTGTTGCCCAAACAAATACCATTTAAAGGACAAATATTAAATCAAATAGCTACTAAAATGATGGATGCTACCGCAGATATAGTCCCTAATTGGCTATTGGCCACACCAGATCCTAATGTTGCCATTGGTCATTTATGTACACCGTTTAAGATAGAAATGGTAATTAGAGGATATTTATCCGGTCATGCAGCAAGGGAGTATAAATTAGGCAAAAGAATGCTCTGTGGTGTTTCAATGCCTGACGGGATGAAAGAAAATGATAAATTTCCTGAAGCTATTATAACACCTGCCACTAAAGCAGAAGAAGGAGAGCATGACGAAGATATTTCTAAAAGTGATATTATTTCAAGAGGTATTGTAAGTGAAGAGGATTATAACATTTTAGAAGAATATACCAAAGCACTATTTGAACAAGGTACTAAAATTGCGGCAGAACGAGGATTAATCTTAGTGGATACAAAATATGAATTTGGTAAAACCAAAGATGGTAAAATTGTGCTGATAGATGAAATACATACACCAGACTCATCACGCTATTTTTATGCAGAAGGTTATAAGGAAAGACAACTTAAGGGCGAAGCTCAAAAACAGTTGTCAAAAGAGTTTGTAAGACAATGGTTAATTGCTAATGAATTTCAAGGGCTAGAAGGTCAGGTCGTACCCGAAATGACAGATGAAAAAGTATTAGAAATCTCAGATAGGTATGTAGAACTTTATGAAAATATTACAGGTGAAACATTTGTAAAATCCGATACTAGCAATATTTTAGATAGGATAGAGCGTAATATCAAAAATTATTTAATAAAAAATAGTATATATAAATAA
- a CDS encoding SAM hydrolase/SAM-dependent halogenase family protein translates to MSLITLTTDFGTKDHFIGAIKGAIYSELNNAKVVDISHQITPFNITETAYILKNAYKNFPKGSIHIIDVDSELSVENKHIAIALDGHYFICADNGIISMIASEIKPDKIIEITIHSTLTSYSAFVKVACHIARGGTLDVVGRATDEYKQLNEVHPYINKEQNQIVGTIIYIDNYGNVICNITKKLFNDVGKGRPYEVSARHYTFNKIVNKYNEIVNFDLPQEKRQYDGEKLALFNASDYLEIAIYKSNLKSVGGASTLLGLGYRDSITLRFL, encoded by the coding sequence ATGTCTTTAATAACATTAACTACTGATTTTGGAACAAAAGACCATTTTATTGGTGCTATAAAAGGTGCTATATACAGTGAGCTTAACAATGCCAAAGTTGTTGATATATCACACCAAATTACCCCATTTAATATTACCGAAACCGCATATATTTTAAAAAATGCATATAAAAATTTTCCAAAAGGTAGCATACATATAATAGATGTTGATTCTGAGCTGAGTGTTGAAAACAAACATATTGCCATTGCCTTGGACGGCCATTACTTTATTTGTGCCGATAACGGTATTATCTCGATGATAGCATCCGAAATAAAACCCGATAAAATCATAGAGATAACCATACACAGCACCTTGACCAGTTACTCTGCGTTTGTGAAGGTGGCTTGCCATATTGCCAGGGGCGGTACGCTGGACGTAGTTGGCAGGGCTACCGATGAGTACAAACAATTAAATGAAGTACATCCATATATTAATAAAGAGCAAAATCAAATTGTTGGTACTATTATTTATATAGATAATTACGGAAATGTAATTTGTAATATCACTAAAAAATTATTTAATGACGTTGGCAAGGGCCGACCTTATGAGGTTAGTGCAAGGCATTATACTTTTAATAAGATAGTTAATAAGTACAATGAGATCGTAAACTTTGATTTACCGCAGGAGAAGAGGCAATATGATGGCGAAAAATTAGCATTATTCAATGCTTCCGATTACCTAGAAATTGCAATCTATAAAAGTAATTTAAAATCCGTTGGTGGTGCTTCTACCCTATTAGGCTTGGGTTACAGAGACTCAATAACCCTTAGATTTTTATAA
- a CDS encoding PhoH family protein has product MNERIIELTEISPKDFFGTHNTNIEQLKKYFPKIKIVARGNKIKIYGEKEILDEFEKRLEMLINYFNKYNKLDENSIEQLLTSNGTSQKNSKKNDDVLVHGVGGKLIKAQTENQRKMVTDMQKNDMLFAVGPAGTGKTYTAVALAVSALKNREVKRIILTRPAVESGENLGFLPGDLKEKLDPYMQPLYDALRDMIPYEKLETYILSGIIQIAPLAFMRGRTLDNAFVILDEAQNTTHAQMKMFLTRMGKNAKFIITGDPGQIDLPKRQVSGLKESLLALKDIKGISMIYLDDKDVIRHRLVKDIITAYKGIETE; this is encoded by the coding sequence TTGAACGAAAGAATTATTGAATTAACAGAAATTAGTCCCAAAGATTTTTTTGGAACTCATAACACAAATATTGAGCAACTAAAGAAGTACTTTCCAAAAATTAAAATCGTTGCCCGAGGGAATAAAATTAAAATTTATGGTGAAAAAGAAATACTTGACGAATTTGAAAAACGTCTTGAAATGCTTATCAATTACTTTAATAAATACAATAAACTAGACGAAAACAGTATTGAACAGTTATTGACTTCTAACGGCACTTCGCAAAAAAATAGTAAAAAAAACGACGATGTTTTGGTACATGGCGTTGGAGGTAAGTTGATTAAAGCTCAAACGGAGAATCAGCGTAAAATGGTTACAGATATGCAAAAAAACGATATGCTTTTTGCTGTTGGCCCTGCTGGAACTGGAAAAACCTATACCGCAGTTGCACTTGCAGTTAGTGCCTTAAAAAACAGAGAGGTAAAGCGTATCATTTTAACCAGACCTGCTGTAGAATCTGGTGAGAATTTGGGTTTTTTGCCAGGTGATTTAAAGGAAAAATTAGATCCGTACATGCAACCACTTTACGATGCCTTAAGAGATATGATTCCTTACGAAAAATTAGAAACCTACATATTGAGTGGTATCATTCAGATTGCACCTTTGGCCTTTATGCGTGGCAGAACACTAGACAATGCTTTTGTAATATTAGATGAGGCTCAAAATACGACACACGCTCAAATGAAAATGTTTTTGACCAGAATGGGTAAAAATGCCAAATTTATAATTACTGGAGATCCTGGGCAGATTGATTTGCCAAAACGACAAGTATCTGGCTTAAAGGAATCGCTATTGGCCTTAAAAGATATTAAAGGTATAAGTATGATATACCTTGATGATAAAGATGTTATAAGACATCGGTTGGTCAAGGATATTATAACTGCGTATAAAGGTATAGAAACGGAATAA
- the gldG gene encoding gliding motility-associated ABC transporter substrate-binding protein GldG, protein MKNNIPKIIVLIIGLFLINFLANKFYKRLDLTQDKRYTLSETTVDIVDNLEENAIIKVYLEGDFPSEFKRLQNETRQHLEELYTVNDGIKYRFIDPLDTAEELVKQGLQPSRLSVQEDGKLSEAVIFPWAAITYKGKTENINLLAEVTADSQEEQLQSSIENLEFAFTDAIYKVSSEENQTIAILKGNGELDDIYLTSFLNQLNQYYKLAPFTLDSVAKQPQKTLEQLTNYDLTIIAKPQEKFTEEEKFTLDQYITNGGKTLWLIDNVTAELDSLMGTGQSLAFNKDLNLTDLLFSYGVRINYDLIRDAYSSTIKLADGNVGSNTQFNDYIWHYYPFVTSKNDHPITKGVDPVNLKFANTIDTLKNPVDKTILLQSSEFSKSIGTPVIVSLEDIAKKPEKKDYNRGFQTLGVLLEGKFTSAYADRVKPFETPIFKEQSNSNKMVVIADGDIIANEVVKGQPIELGVDKYTGVRYGNSEFLMNTINYLLDDSGLLELRNKQIQLQFLDKEKAYEERAFWQLTNVILPLIILLLFGVVFTLIRKRKFS, encoded by the coding sequence ATGAAAAATAATATCCCAAAAATAATTGTATTGATTATTGGTTTATTTCTAATCAATTTTTTAGCAAATAAATTTTACAAACGACTAGATCTAACTCAAGACAAACGCTATACCTTGTCTGAAACAACCGTCGATATAGTTGATAACTTGGAAGAAAATGCCATTATAAAAGTATATTTAGAAGGCGATTTCCCCTCAGAATTTAAACGCTTGCAAAATGAGACCAGACAACATTTAGAAGAATTGTACACTGTTAACGATGGCATAAAATACAGATTTATAGATCCACTGGATACTGCTGAGGAATTAGTTAAACAGGGTTTACAACCCAGCCGGTTATCGGTTCAAGAAGATGGTAAACTTTCAGAAGCTGTTATTTTTCCTTGGGCTGCTATAACCTACAAGGGTAAAACTGAAAATATAAATTTACTAGCTGAAGTTACAGCTGATAGTCAAGAAGAACAGCTTCAAAGCTCTATTGAAAATTTAGAATTTGCCTTTACAGATGCTATTTATAAAGTTTCATCTGAGGAAAATCAAACTATTGCAATCTTAAAAGGAAATGGTGAGTTAGACGACATATATCTTACCAGCTTTTTAAATCAATTGAACCAATATTACAAGTTGGCTCCTTTTACACTAGATTCGGTAGCTAAGCAACCTCAAAAAACGTTAGAGCAACTCACAAATTACGATTTAACCATTATTGCAAAACCTCAAGAGAAATTTACCGAAGAAGAAAAATTCACGTTAGATCAATACATTACAAACGGTGGTAAAACCTTGTGGTTAATAGACAATGTTACTGCTGAACTGGATAGTTTAATGGGTACGGGTCAAAGTTTAGCATTTAATAAAGATTTAAACTTAACCGATTTATTATTTAGCTATGGTGTTAGAATCAATTACGATTTGATTAGAGATGCCTACAGCTCAACAATAAAATTGGCTGATGGTAATGTAGGCAGTAATACCCAGTTCAATGATTATATTTGGCATTATTATCCATTTGTAACATCAAAAAACGACCATCCTATTACAAAAGGCGTTGATCCCGTTAATTTAAAATTTGCCAATACTATTGATACGTTAAAAAACCCTGTAGATAAAACCATTCTTTTGCAAAGCTCTGAATTTTCAAAATCGATTGGCACACCCGTTATTGTATCGTTGGAAGATATTGCCAAAAAACCCGAGAAAAAAGATTACAATAGGGGTTTTCAAACCTTGGGTGTACTTTTGGAGGGTAAATTCACATCCGCCTATGCCGATCGAGTAAAACCTTTTGAAACACCTATTTTCAAAGAGCAAAGCAATTCCAATAAAATGGTCGTTATTGCCGATGGTGATATTATTGCCAATGAAGTTGTAAAAGGGCAACCTATTGAATTAGGGGTTGATAAATATACAGGTGTACGCTACGGTAATTCAGAATTTTTAATGAATACCATTAATTATTTATTAGATGATTCTGGCTTATTGGAACTGAGAAATAAGCAAATCCAACTTCAATTTTTAGACAAGGAAAAGGCCTATGAAGAACGGGCTTTTTGGCAACTGACAAATGTAATTCTACCTTTAATAATCTTATTGCTTTTTGGTGTA
- a CDS encoding putative quinol monooxygenase: protein MLIRIVKMSFEPEKIQDFLSTFNAHKVKIKNFKGCTHLELFQDKDNANVFFTYSHWKDEQSLENYRDSDLFKNVWAKTKTLFNDRPEAWSVNRLETIE, encoded by the coding sequence ATGTTAATAAGAATAGTAAAAATGAGTTTTGAGCCTGAAAAAATTCAAGATTTCTTAAGTACTTTTAACGCCCATAAAGTAAAAATTAAAAATTTTAAAGGGTGTACCCATTTAGAACTGTTCCAAGATAAAGATAATGCTAATGTTTTTTTTACGTATAGCCATTGGAAAGATGAACAAAGCCTAGAGAATTATAGAGATTCTGATTTATTTAAAAATGTCTGGGCTAAAACCAAAACATTATTTAATGATAGACCAGAAGCGTGGAGTGTTAACAGGCTTGAAACTATTGAATAA